The proteins below are encoded in one region of Branchiostoma floridae strain S238N-H82 unplaced genomic scaffold, Bfl_VNyyK Sc7u5tJ_1566, whole genome shotgun sequence:
- the LOC118408289 gene encoding uncharacterized protein LOC118408289 isoform X2: protein MGAHKYTTHQVGLLDMGHQQWMYDSLLNQEALKKARKHEIAIRLPKISSSDDSEYITPVPATSAPCNTPEVCYLPPVPGALPATCRCSEGRDFKFKFKRYNDNDRHDSWRNNTVVSRVDIGKYLPKNSSQTSELHNDNDSTARYCRKKRQNYRKFGIRNSERDRTELPYLDVQQGPRKCEDMQRHHQSKHDGKKEAKCAKVMIVIPCGTANDQDEDLTKDRSFSDVNTPEKVNQGMKTSKMTKLPPIKTSSRQKMLMELPRIPVGEEDLTQSMARQSAVPCLKEETHLELSGSHTIQTHDRPSLSLPNIPFVHTQNLLFTYPS, encoded by the exons ATGGGTGCTCATAAGTACACCACTCACCAAG TTGGCCTGCTCGACATGGGGCACCAGCAGTGGATGTACGACAGCTTGTTAAATCAAGAGGCTCTCAAAAAAGCCAGAAAG CATGAAATAGCCATCAGGCTGCCAAAGATTTCCTCGTCCGACGACTCTGAGTACATCACACCTGTACCTGCAACAAGTGCGCCCTGTAACACACCTGAGGTCTGCTACCTGCCACCTGTCCCAGGTGCTTTACCTGCCACCTGCAGGTGTTCTGAAGGAAGggacttcaagttcaagttcaagcgATACAACGACAATGATAGACACGATTCATGGAGAAACAATACTGTTGTCAGTCGTGTTGATATCGGGAAGTATCTCCCAAAGAATAGTTCACAAACATCTGAACTTCACAATGACAACGACAGTACTGCGAGATATTGCAGAAAGAAGCGACAGAATTATAGAAAATTTGGCATTCGCAACTCCGAGAGGGATAGAACTGAACTGCCGTACCTTGATGTTCAACAAGGCCCAAGAAAATGTGAAGATATGCAAAGGCATCACCAAAGTAAGCATGATGGTAAGAAAGAAGCGAAGTGTGCCAAAGTTATGATAGTCATTCCTTGTGGAACAGCAAATGATCAAGATGAGGACTTGACAAAAGACAGATCTTTTTCTGATGTGAACACACCAGAAAAAGTAAACCAAGGCATGAAAACAAGTAAGATGACCAAACTGCCTCCGATTAAGACTTCCTCTAGGCAGAAAATGCTGATGGAATTACCCAGAATACCTGTGGGCGAGGAAGATCTGACGCAGTCCATGGCAAGGCAGTCTGCTGTTCCCTGTCTGAAGGAAGAGACACACCTGGAGTTGTCAGGAAGTCACACAATTCAGACTCACGATAGACCTTCACTGTCTTTACCAAATATTCCTTTTGTTCATACTCAAAATCTTCTTTTTACATATCCCAGTTAG